A stretch of the Sphingomonas sp. CL5.1 genome encodes the following:
- a CDS encoding FdhF/YdeP family oxidoreductase, with the protein MAEDAPRFKPYDHPAGGWGAAAATAKVLLEQSVVTKGSRALLSMNQPGGFKCPSCAFPDADCKKTLEFCENGAKALAHEATKFRVTRDFFAQHTVTELMEKSDYWLEMQGRLTEPMRYDSATDRYVPCSWDEAFALIGRHLRALESPHEAEFYTSGRTPNEAAFLYSIMVRQFGTNNFPDCSNMCHEPTSRGLPPAIGVGKGTVVLEDFEHAEAIFVIGQNTGTNSPRMMTNLVEARKRGVPIVAVNPMPERALIRFTEPQDVIQMATFGSTPIASEFVHIRIGGDLAFIKGIMKVMFEREAAGETVLDHAFLAEHTLGMEAVRDEVMALDWRDIVEHSGLEEAQIRRCAEIYIRSSATIICYGMGLTQHQFGSQLLQQVASLLLLKGNYGKPGAGISPIRGHSNVQGDRTVGIDEKPSQKYLDRVRDVFGFEPPREHGHHTVESVEAMIAGTAKVFIGLGGNFVRAVPDTERSYEAMRKLALTVGIATKLNRGHLVHGRDALILPVIARSERIETSAGEQFVTIEDSMSNVTPSRGVLAPASPDLKPEVEIVCRMAMAALPESRIPWESYIHDYDLIRDKIAEVYPEIYEGFSERIKDPRGFHLDIPPRRLVWPTPNGKANFLLLPGLDVDEPVADPAMLRLATVRSHDQFNTTIYSYNDRYRGVYNDRMVLFMNEADRIARGIEARSQVALETISTDGVRRRVEALTVIDYPMPRGSVAGYYPELNPLLPLDYYDRISGTPAAKSVPVRVVAA; encoded by the coding sequence ATGGCCGAGGACGCCCCCCGCTTCAAACCGTATGACCATCCGGCGGGAGGCTGGGGCGCCGCCGCCGCGACGGCGAAGGTGCTGCTCGAGCAGAGCGTCGTCACCAAGGGATCGCGCGCGCTCCTGTCGATGAACCAGCCGGGCGGGTTCAAATGCCCGAGCTGCGCCTTCCCCGATGCCGATTGCAAGAAGACGCTGGAATTCTGCGAGAATGGCGCGAAGGCGCTGGCGCACGAGGCGACGAAGTTCCGCGTCACGCGCGATTTCTTCGCGCAGCACACCGTCACGGAGCTGATGGAGAAGTCGGATTACTGGCTGGAGATGCAGGGGCGCCTCACCGAGCCGATGCGCTATGACAGCGCCACCGACAGATATGTGCCGTGTTCGTGGGACGAGGCGTTCGCGCTGATCGGCAGGCATCTGCGCGCGCTGGAAAGCCCGCACGAGGCCGAATTCTACACCTCGGGCCGCACCCCCAACGAGGCCGCGTTCCTCTATTCGATCATGGTGCGCCAGTTCGGCACCAACAACTTCCCCGATTGCTCGAACATGTGCCACGAGCCGACCAGCCGGGGCCTGCCACCCGCGATCGGCGTGGGCAAGGGCACGGTGGTGCTGGAGGATTTCGAACATGCCGAGGCGATCTTCGTCATCGGCCAGAACACCGGCACCAACTCACCGCGCATGATGACCAACCTCGTCGAGGCGCGCAAACGCGGCGTCCCGATCGTGGCGGTCAATCCGATGCCCGAGCGCGCGCTTATCAGGTTCACGGAGCCGCAGGACGTCATCCAGATGGCGACCTTCGGCTCGACGCCGATCGCCAGCGAATTCGTGCACATCAGGATCGGCGGCGACCTCGCGTTCATCAAGGGCATCATGAAGGTGATGTTCGAGCGCGAGGCGGCGGGCGAGACCGTTCTCGACCATGCCTTCCTCGCCGAGCACACATTGGGCATGGAGGCGGTGCGCGACGAGGTGATGGCGCTCGACTGGCGCGACATCGTCGAGCATTCGGGGCTGGAGGAAGCGCAGATCAGGCGCTGCGCGGAAATCTACATCCGTTCCAGCGCGACGATCATCTGCTACGGCATGGGCCTCACCCAGCACCAGTTCGGTTCGCAATTGCTCCAGCAGGTCGCCAGCCTGCTCCTGCTCAAGGGGAATTACGGCAAGCCCGGCGCGGGCATCTCGCCGATCCGCGGCCATTCCAACGTCCAGGGCGACCGCACCGTCGGGATCGACGAGAAGCCGAGCCAGAAGTATCTCGATCGCGTGCGCGACGTGTTCGGCTTCGAGCCACCGCGCGAACATGGGCATCACACGGTCGAATCGGTCGAGGCGATGATCGCGGGCACCGCGAAGGTGTTCATCGGCCTGGGCGGCAACTTCGTGCGGGCCGTGCCGGATACCGAGCGGTCCTATGAAGCGATGCGCAAGCTGGCGCTGACCGTCGGCATCGCGACCAAGCTCAATCGCGGCCATCTTGTCCACGGCAGGGACGCGCTGATCCTCCCCGTGATCGCGCGCTCGGAACGGATCGAGACGTCGGCGGGCGAGCAGTTCGTGACCATCGAGGATTCGATGTCGAACGTCACGCCCTCGCGCGGCGTGCTCGCCCCCGCGAGTCCCGACCTCAAGCCCGAGGTGGAGATCGTCTGCCGCATGGCGATGGCCGCGCTGCCGGAAAGCAGGATTCCGTGGGAATCCTATATCCACGACTATGATCTCATCCGCGACAAGATCGCGGAGGTGTACCCGGAAATCTACGAGGGCTTCTCCGAGCGGATCAAGGACCCCAGGGGATTCCACCTCGATATCCCGCCGCGCCGCCTGGTCTGGCCAACCCCCAACGGCAAGGCGAATTTCCTCCTGCTGCCGGGGCTGGACGTCGACGAGCCGGTCGCCGACCCCGCCATGTTGCGGCTGGCGACCGTGCGCTCGCACGATCAGTTCAACACGACGATCTATAGCTACAACGATCGCTATCGCGGCGTTTACAACGATCGCATGGTCCTGTTCATGAACGAGGCGGACCGGATCGCGCGCGGCATCGAGGCGCGGTCGCAGGTCGCGCTGGAGACGATCAGCACCGATGGTGTGCGCCGACGGGTCGAGGCGCTCACCGTGATCGACTATCCGATGCCGCGCGGCTCGGTCGCGGGTTACTATCCCGAGCTAAACCCGCTGCTGCCGCTCGATTATTACGATCGCATCAGCGGCACGCCCGCCGCGAAGTCGGTGCCCGTGCGCGTGGTGGCTGCCTGA
- a CDS encoding CocE/NonD family hydrolase: MTSILSDRMVPMRDGVHLATDIYLPAGPGPFPVLLERTPYDKRGTNHGDLTAADPVPRPKPEIARWFAEAGYAYVLQDCRGRFGSEGIFTKYLSEAEDGADTLAWLLEQPWCDGRIGTLGLSYGAHVQNALACLDPPGLKAMFLDSGGFSSAYHGGARQGGAFELKQLTWARKHALQSPETAADPARRAALERESIEQWIGRRWRIGRSPLAAAPEYEAYVVEQWDNDRLTDFWKQRGIYAFDAYRDYADVPAVHMASWYDPYSQTAIDNFTALAPIKRGPIKLVLGPWTHGQRSVTYAGDADFGAEAVLDGHVGPDYFTLRRDWFDRHMLGREDAPAHLPAPVRIFVMGGGSGRRTAAGRLDHGGRWRDELAWPPTRARDVAMFLHDDGILRETPPEADARPLSYDFDPADPVPTIGGAIASGAPVMFAGGYDQRETETLFGARHPGRALADRADVLVFETGPLARDVEVTGNVVAHLHVASSAVDTDFTIKLVDVYPPNPDYPRGYALNLAHGILRARFRNSFEHPQPLEPGKVHALTVRAFPTSNLFRAGHRIRIEVSSSNFPHFDVNPNSDWRVPDAPPAVARNSVFVDRDHPSRIILPIVADAEG; encoded by the coding sequence ATGACCTCCATCCTGAGCGACCGCATGGTGCCGATGCGCGACGGCGTGCATCTGGCGACCGACATCTACCTCCCCGCCGGGCCGGGGCCGTTCCCGGTGCTGCTGGAGCGGACACCCTATGACAAGCGCGGCACCAATCACGGTGACCTCACCGCCGCCGATCCCGTGCCACGCCCCAAGCCGGAGATCGCGCGGTGGTTCGCCGAAGCCGGCTATGCCTATGTCCTGCAGGATTGCCGCGGCCGCTTCGGATCGGAGGGCATATTCACCAAATATCTCAGCGAAGCGGAGGACGGGGCGGACACGCTCGCCTGGCTGCTCGAACAGCCGTGGTGCGACGGGCGGATCGGCACGCTCGGCCTGTCCTATGGCGCGCATGTGCAGAACGCGCTGGCCTGTCTGGACCCGCCGGGCCTCAAGGCGATGTTCCTCGATTCCGGCGGCTTCTCCAGCGCCTATCACGGCGGCGCGCGGCAGGGCGGCGCGTTCGAGCTGAAGCAGCTCACCTGGGCGCGCAAGCACGCGCTGCAATCGCCGGAGACCGCCGCCGATCCAGCGCGCCGCGCCGCGCTGGAGCGCGAATCGATCGAGCAATGGATCGGCCGCCGCTGGCGCATCGGCCGTTCGCCGCTCGCCGCCGCGCCGGAATATGAAGCCTATGTCGTCGAGCAATGGGACAATGACCGGTTGACCGATTTCTGGAAGCAGCGCGGCATCTACGCGTTCGATGCCTATCGTGATTATGCCGATGTGCCGGCGGTGCATATGGCGAGCTGGTACGATCCCTATTCGCAGACCGCGATCGACAATTTCACCGCGCTCGCCCCGATCAAGCGCGGTCCGATCAAGCTGGTGCTCGGCCCGTGGACGCATGGGCAGCGATCGGTGACCTATGCCGGCGACGCGGATTTCGGCGCGGAAGCGGTGCTCGACGGCCATGTCGGGCCGGACTATTTCACGCTGCGCCGCGACTGGTTCGACCGGCACATGCTGGGCCGCGAGGACGCGCCCGCGCACCTCCCCGCGCCGGTGCGCATCTTCGTGATGGGCGGCGGCAGCGGGCGGCGGACGGCGGCGGGGCGGCTCGATCACGGCGGCCGCTGGCGTGACGAGCTGGCATGGCCACCCACCCGCGCGCGCGACGTGGCGATGTTCCTGCACGATGACGGTATCCTGCGCGAGACGCCGCCGGAAGCGGACGCCCGGCCGCTATCCTATGATTTCGACCCTGCCGATCCGGTGCCGACGATCGGCGGCGCGATCGCGTCCGGCGCGCCGGTGATGTTCGCGGGCGGCTATGACCAGCGCGAGACGGAAACGCTGTTCGGCGCGCGCCATCCCGGCCGCGCGCTCGCCGATCGCGCCGACGTGCTGGTGTTCGAGACCGGGCCGCTCGCACGCGATGTCGAGGTGACGGGCAATGTCGTCGCGCATCTGCACGTCGCTTCCTCGGCGGTCGACACCGATTTCACGATCAAGCTGGTCGATGTCTATCCGCCGAACCCCGACTATCCGCGGGGCTATGCGCTGAACCTCGCGCATGGCATCCTGCGCGCGCGCTTCCGCAATTCGTTCGAGCATCCGCAGCCGCTGGAGCCGGGAAAGGTCCATGCCCTCACTGTCCGCGCGTTCCCGACGAGCAACCTGTTCCGCGCCGGGCACCGCATCCGCATCGAGGTGTCGAGCAGCAATTTCCCGCATTTCGACGTCAATCCGAACAGCGACTGGCGCGTGCCGGACGCGCCGCCGGCGGTCGCGCGCAACAGTGTCTTCGTCGATCGCGATCATCCCTCGCGCATCATCCTGCCGATCGTCGCCGACGCGGAAGGCTGA
- a CDS encoding CapA family protein, producing MWRNPDRRGMLGAIGAAAVFASSAHARERRPMRVMLLGQSLIQRDVCREGWPGMKAIAALLRRADVVFTDLETPIDGPEAGDPTRADATLHRAPPEALDCLRALGVTLVTTANNHAWDLGTGGILSTIDALDRRGIVHAGSGRDLAAAAAPAIQHTPAGGFALVAAAAGAIRPGAAAAPGHAGVNELRRRGDGTLEPADVERVLAAICAARAAGATVLMCLHNHYWEPVQSDTPAWQKSFARACVDAGAAAFVGHGTPVMQARESWRGAPLFHGLGNFIFQTRKADGAYGAEAWRSTIVEARFADGRFIDARFHPIRLEAAKRGELSWGVPTLARH from the coding sequence ATGTGGCGCAATCCTGATCGGCGCGGAATGCTGGGGGCGATCGGCGCGGCGGCGGTGTTCGCGTCGTCCGCCCACGCGCGGGAACGCCGGCCGATGCGCGTCATGCTGCTCGGCCAGTCGCTGATCCAGCGCGATGTCTGCCGCGAGGGCTGGCCGGGAATGAAGGCGATCGCCGCGTTGCTGCGGCGGGCGGATGTGGTGTTCACCGATCTCGAAACGCCGATCGACGGGCCGGAAGCGGGCGATCCGACCCGCGCCGACGCGACGCTCCACCGCGCGCCGCCCGAGGCGCTGGATTGCCTCAGAGCGCTGGGCGTGACGCTGGTGACGACCGCCAACAACCACGCCTGGGATCTCGGCACCGGCGGCATCCTCTCCACGATCGACGCGCTGGACCGTCGCGGCATCGTCCACGCGGGATCGGGGCGCGATCTCGCCGCCGCCGCCGCGCCCGCGATCCAGCACACGCCCGCCGGCGGCTTCGCGCTGGTCGCGGCGGCGGCGGGCGCGATCCGGCCCGGCGCGGCGGCGGCGCCGGGGCACGCCGGGGTCAACGAGCTTCGCAGGCGGGGGGACGGCACGCTGGAGCCGGCCGACGTGGAGCGCGTGCTGGCCGCGATCTGCGCCGCGCGCGCCGCTGGGGCGACGGTGCTGATGTGCCTCCACAATCATTATTGGGAACCGGTGCAAAGCGACACGCCCGCGTGGCAGAAATCCTTCGCGCGCGCCTGCGTCGACGCGGGCGCGGCGGCGTTCGTGGGTCACGGCACGCCGGTGATGCAGGCGCGCGAATCCTGGCGCGGCGCCCCGCTGTTCCACGGCCTAGGCAATTTCATCTTCCAGACGCGCAAGGCGGACGGCGCTTATGGCGCCGAGGCGTGGCGATCGACGATCGTCGAGGCGCGATTCGCCGACGGTCGTTTCATCGACGCCCGCTTTCATCCGATCCGGCTGGAGGCAGCGAAGCGCGGGGAGCTTTCATGGGGCGTGCCAACCCTCGCCCGCCATTGA
- a CDS encoding TonB-dependent receptor, with amino-acid sequence MMLGASLMTIALSAAAGAQELPASPAADAPESGEIVVTGSRIQRRDAAAVGPLLTITADDIAKSGSVSPGDLLQKLPSAGVSLNSNGTQGTSYGASSINLRYLGGGEGSGNRVLVLVDGHRWVDAVGQRGFRDFVDLNTIPMGMIEGMEVLKDGASAIYGADAIAGVVNIKTIRPFDGIRGSTRMGVTDKGDGAEYSATLNVGKRFGRASIILSGSYYESKPIRTDARPLTTTSLVPVTSPGTSPNGLYILPGLASNGYFGTPAGFGASSAPIALNSPGTLYGPGAGADNAFHTAALPGDYYNTQAQGIYSAGPSQRYGFYGRFDYELADNLNFKLEGLYNERKSDQLFSPVLLDIGGTAGTVRGFYIPNNQPFNPFGTANGVPAGNALAFAANSAFRVRKVMSDVGNRDNIQDVQTWRIAAGLDGSFGLFGNNWHWDAFGSYSKDYIKSTALNGINYDNLYLALGNPATCAAAAGCVPVNLFGPMTQAQADYIRFTTHETNYTELWNGTVNATGTLFNLPAGEVALAVGYEYRRNRGVDNPDPVANAAPTYLNGALYAKTTAQTRTPTSGAYDLHEVYGELSVPVLKDSPFGKSLDLSLAGRYSRYSTVGGKATFKGGLGYRPIEGVLLRGTYAQGFRAPSILELYQGARQTSFQGTDPCNGGASANPNRPGCVGVPTGYNQINYNLNGLIPGVISGNASLKPETSDSISAGIALTPVHGLSITVDYYNIRIKNAIASQSATQIMQLCAQRAGVFCDLVQRDANTGAILNLLQGAQNLNSITTDGVDATVRYDFTTGIGRIGAIVDASYLGSFRTVSPDPATGGTIVDNRAGKGDQPRATYPRWKGQASLNWDGDGANATLRARYIGSTTDVVNPVKDARTSAVTYIDAEVGFDVADGRTRFGIGVNNLFDTQPPASYANAPINYDIYTYDARGRFLYARFSVKL; translated from the coding sequence ATGATGCTGGGCGCGAGCCTGATGACGATCGCGCTGAGCGCGGCGGCGGGGGCGCAGGAACTGCCGGCATCCCCGGCGGCGGACGCGCCGGAATCGGGCGAGATCGTCGTCACCGGATCGCGCATCCAGCGCCGTGACGCGGCGGCGGTCGGCCCGCTGCTGACCATCACCGCCGACGACATCGCCAAGTCCGGCAGCGTCTCGCCCGGCGACCTGCTCCAGAAACTGCCCTCGGCCGGCGTCAGCCTCAATTCGAACGGCACGCAGGGCACCTCCTATGGCGCGTCGTCGATCAACCTGCGCTATCTCGGCGGCGGCGAGGGCAGCGGAAATCGCGTTTTGGTGCTGGTCGACGGGCACCGCTGGGTCGACGCGGTGGGGCAGCGCGGCTTCCGCGACTTCGTGGACCTCAACACCATCCCGATGGGGATGATCGAGGGTATGGAGGTGCTGAAGGACGGCGCTTCCGCGATCTACGGCGCGGATGCGATCGCCGGCGTGGTCAACATCAAGACGATCCGCCCGTTCGACGGCATTCGCGGATCGACCCGCATGGGCGTTACCGACAAGGGCGACGGCGCGGAATATTCGGCGACGCTCAACGTCGGCAAGCGTTTCGGCCGCGCCTCGATCATCCTGTCGGGCAGCTATTATGAATCGAAGCCGATCCGCACCGACGCACGGCCGCTGACCACCACCTCGCTGGTGCCGGTGACATCGCCGGGAACCAGCCCGAACGGACTTTATATCCTGCCAGGCCTCGCCTCGAACGGCTATTTCGGCACACCAGCCGGCTTCGGCGCATCGAGCGCCCCGATCGCGCTCAACTCGCCGGGCACGCTCTACGGGCCGGGCGCGGGCGCGGACAACGCCTTCCACACCGCCGCATTGCCGGGCGATTATTACAATACGCAGGCGCAGGGCATCTATTCCGCCGGCCCATCGCAGCGCTACGGCTTCTACGGCCGGTTCGACTACGAGCTGGCGGACAACCTCAACTTCAAGCTGGAGGGGCTTTATAACGAGCGCAAGTCGGACCAGCTCTTCTCGCCGGTGCTGCTCGATATCGGCGGCACGGCGGGCACCGTGCGCGGCTTCTACATCCCCAACAACCAGCCGTTCAATCCGTTCGGCACCGCGAACGGCGTGCCCGCCGGCAACGCGCTCGCCTTCGCCGCCAATTCCGCCTTCCGCGTCCGCAAGGTGATGAGCGACGTCGGCAACCGCGACAATATCCAGGACGTGCAGACCTGGCGCATCGCCGCCGGGCTGGACGGCTCGTTCGGCCTGTTCGGCAACAACTGGCACTGGGACGCCTTCGGCAGCTATTCGAAGGATTATATCAAGTCGACCGCGCTGAACGGCATCAACTACGACAATCTCTATCTCGCGCTCGGCAACCCCGCGACCTGCGCGGCGGCGGCGGGCTGCGTGCCGGTCAACCTGTTCGGCCCGATGACGCAGGCGCAGGCGGACTATATCCGCTTCACCACGCACGAGACCAATTACACCGAGCTGTGGAACGGCACCGTCAACGCCACCGGCACGTTGTTCAACCTGCCGGCGGGCGAGGTCGCGCTGGCGGTGGGCTACGAATATCGCCGCAATCGCGGGGTGGACAATCCCGATCCGGTCGCCAACGCCGCGCCGACCTATCTGAACGGCGCGCTCTATGCCAAGACCACCGCGCAGACCCGCACCCCGACGAGCGGCGCTTACGACCTGCACGAGGTCTATGGCGAATTGTCGGTGCCGGTGCTGAAGGATTCGCCGTTCGGCAAGAGCCTCGATCTCAGCCTCGCCGGGCGCTACTCGCGCTATTCGACGGTGGGCGGCAAGGCGACGTTCAAGGGCGGCCTCGGCTATCGCCCGATCGAGGGGGTGCTGCTGCGCGGCACCTATGCGCAGGGCTTCCGCGCGCCATCGATCCTCGAACTGTATCAGGGCGCGCGGCAGACGAGCTTCCAGGGCACCGATCCGTGCAACGGCGGCGCCTCGGCCAACCCGAACAGGCCGGGCTGCGTCGGCGTGCCGACCGGCTATAACCAGATCAACTACAATCTGAACGGCCTGATCCCGGGCGTGATAAGCGGCAACGCCAGCCTCAAGCCGGAGACGTCCGACAGCATCAGCGCCGGCATCGCGCTGACGCCGGTTCACGGCCTGTCGATCACGGTCGATTATTACAACATCAGGATCAAGAACGCGATCGCCTCGCAATCGGCGACGCAGATCATGCAGCTATGCGCGCAGCGGGCCGGCGTGTTCTGCGATCTCGTCCAGCGCGACGCGAACACGGGGGCGATCCTCAACCTGCTGCAAGGCGCGCAGAACCTCAATTCGATCACTACCGACGGCGTGGACGCGACGGTGCGCTACGATTTCACCACCGGCATCGGGCGGATCGGCGCGATCGTCGACGCTTCCTATCTCGGCTCGTTCCGCACCGTCTCGCCCGATCCGGCGACCGGCGGCACGATCGTCGACAACCGCGCCGGCAAGGGCGACCAGCCGCGCGCGACCTATCCGCGCTGGAAGGGGCAGGCCTCGCTCAACTGGGACGGTGACGGCGCCAACGCCACGCTGCGCGCGCGCTACATCGGCAGCACCACCGACGTGGTGAACCCGGTGAAGGACGCCCGCACCAGCGCGGTGACCTATATCGACGCCGAGGTCGGCTTCGACGTCGCGGATGGGCGCACGCGCTTCGGCATCGGCGTCAACAACCTGTTCGATACGCAGCCGCCGGCATCCTATGCCAACGCGCCGATCAACTACGATATCTACACCTATGACGCGCGCGGGCGCTTCCTCTACGCCCGCTTTTCGGTGAAGCTGTAG
- a CDS encoding TetR family transcriptional regulator: protein MTADRNTRVSTRKEPIQARSNLLVEAVLDAAVQVLAKEGAQRFTTARVAERAGVSVGSLYQYFPNKAAILFRLQSDEWRRTSALLKGILEDRATPPTARLRRLVHAFILSECEEAAIRTALSDAAPLYRDAPEAIEAKRENTQIFRTFLAEALPGAPADALMIAGDLIKMTLSEVGSSFSETSRTAPEIAAWSEALADMLCAYLERLSAKAPPRPIAC from the coding sequence ATGACGGCCGACCGGAACACCCGCGTCTCCACGCGGAAGGAGCCAATACAGGCGCGATCCAACCTGCTGGTCGAGGCGGTGCTCGACGCTGCCGTTCAGGTTTTGGCGAAGGAGGGCGCGCAGCGATTCACCACCGCGCGGGTGGCCGAGCGCGCCGGCGTCAGCGTCGGATCGCTCTATCAATATTTCCCGAACAAGGCCGCGATCCTGTTCCGCCTGCAAAGCGACGAGTGGCGGCGCACCTCGGCGCTGTTGAAGGGCATATTGGAGGATCGCGCCACCCCGCCGACCGCCCGGCTTCGCCGGCTGGTCCATGCGTTCATCCTGTCGGAATGCGAGGAGGCCGCGATCCGCACCGCGCTCAGCGACGCCGCGCCGCTTTACCGCGACGCGCCGGAGGCGATCGAGGCGAAGCGGGAGAATACGCAGATTTTCCGGACGTTCCTGGCCGAGGCGCTGCCGGGCGCCCCAGCGGACGCGCTCATGATCGCGGGGGACCTGATCAAAATGACGCTGAGCGAGGTCGGCAGCAGCTTCTCGGAAACATCGAGGACGGCGCCGGAGATCGCCGCCTGGTCGGAGGCGCTGGCCGATATGCTTTGCGCCTATCTCGAACGGTTGAGCGCCAAAGCGCCTCCCCGCCCGATTGCCTGTTGA
- a CDS encoding YfcC family protein produces the protein MTGQGRHHGSLDPVLMMLAAMILAIALTWVIPSGEHQRVSDKENAPVIAGTYRSLPKPLGPAALLPGKAAAGEARPVSPVALATSIPVGLKKSAPLIFMILSLGGMFGVMRSTGALDAGIQRLIGISRGRMAILVPVLMLAFSAGSTFLGMISEYLLLIPVMIALAERLGRSRMFGFAIVTLAAKVGYLASVTSPVALLIAQPIVNVPVFSGLGFRLAIWVTFLAIAMLYVLREARIVSTPAPIEDERLSPRHLAILLIAGATLVLLVVGSLEFGWGDGEFTALFISAAAVMALAARMPARTGVALFVDGMKSMMLAALLVGMGRAVEVILRDGQILDTIIEAVSSGIHGMSPVIVAPIVMGVEMILTLLIPSTSAKAALSIPVLGPIAASAGVSGQTTVLAFLLGNGLVNMLAPTSGMLLAYLAAAGIPYNRWFRFAAPLFALLTLLSAAALMIAVLVGY, from the coding sequence ATGACGGGGCAAGGCAGGCACCACGGATCGCTCGATCCGGTGCTGATGATGCTGGCGGCGATGATCCTCGCGATCGCGCTGACCTGGGTCATTCCCTCCGGCGAGCACCAGCGCGTCTCCGACAAGGAGAATGCGCCGGTGATCGCCGGCACCTATCGATCGCTCCCCAAGCCGCTCGGGCCGGCGGCGCTGCTGCCGGGGAAGGCGGCGGCGGGCGAGGCGCGGCCGGTCAGCCCGGTCGCGCTGGCCACCTCGATCCCGGTGGGGCTGAAGAAATCCGCGCCGCTGATCTTCATGATCCTGTCGCTGGGCGGGATGTTCGGCGTGATGCGCTCGACGGGGGCGCTGGACGCCGGCATCCAGCGGCTGATCGGTATCAGTCGGGGGCGGATGGCGATCCTCGTGCCGGTGCTGATGCTCGCCTTCTCGGCGGGCAGCACGTTCCTCGGCATGATCTCCGAATATCTGCTGCTGATCCCGGTGATGATCGCACTGGCCGAGCGATTGGGGCGGAGCCGGATGTTCGGCTTCGCGATCGTCACCCTCGCCGCGAAGGTCGGTTACCTTGCCTCCGTCACCAGCCCGGTTGCGCTCCTGATCGCGCAGCCGATCGTCAACGTGCCGGTGTTCAGCGGACTAGGCTTTCGGCTGGCGATCTGGGTGACGTTCCTCGCCATCGCGATGCTCTACGTGCTGCGCGAGGCGCGGATCGTCTCGACGCCAGCGCCAATCGAGGACGAGCGCCTCTCCCCGCGCCATCTCGCGATCCTGCTGATCGCTGGCGCGACGCTGGTGCTGCTGGTGGTGGGGTCGCTCGAATTCGGCTGGGGCGACGGCGAGTTCACCGCCCTGTTCATCTCCGCCGCCGCGGTGATGGCGCTCGCCGCGCGGATGCCGGCGCGGACGGGCGTGGCGCTGTTCGTCGACGGGATGAAATCGATGATGCTCGCCGCCCTGTTGGTCGGCATGGGTCGCGCGGTGGAGGTGATCCTGCGCGACGGGCAGATCCTCGACACGATCATCGAGGCGGTCTCCTCCGGCATCCACGGCATGTCGCCGGTGATCGTCGCGCCGATCGTGATGGGCGTGGAGATGATCCTGACGCTGCTGATCCCCTCTACCTCGGCCAAGGCGGCGCTGAGCATCCCGGTGCTCGGCCCGATCGCGGCTTCGGCGGGCGTGTCGGGGCAGACGACGGTGCTCGCGTTCCTGCTCGGCAACGGCCTCGTCAACATGCTCGCGCCGACCTCGGGGATGCTGCTCGCCTATCTCGCGGCGGCGGGCATCCCGTACAACCGCTGGTTCCGCTTCGCCGCGCCGCTGTTCGCGCTGCTGACCCTGTTGTCGGCGGCGGCGCTGATGATCGCCGTGCTGGTCGGTTACTGA
- a CDS encoding LysR substrate-binding domain-containing protein, with protein MSAGPRRPLATLGVRALETLSEVMRTGSATAAAANLGMTQPGVSRTLAQLERAIGFELFYRDRGKLVPTKDGRLLAEEVEFALAGLQRVSNLAEDIANSAAGELSVVAPPSFSEGVLPAIVARFLRKHPGVRFNLDSRSQETSRMMIATRVVDCGFMKMPVAGDNLHCEPLVASGSACVLPAHHPLAAHEVLTPDLLRDEPLILLGSGRQWRIQVDQAFADYRLRPMVAIETHTHGSACALAARGVGIAIVNRLLARGYLRDDLAMRGFAPPITHQYAFVTSINLRESRLVSAFLEEAQAELSKIVPTA; from the coding sequence ATGAGCGCCGGGCCGCGCCGCCCGCTCGCCACGCTCGGGGTGCGCGCGCTGGAAACCTTGTCCGAGGTGATGCGCACCGGCTCGGCCACCGCCGCGGCGGCCAATCTCGGCATGACCCAGCCCGGTGTCAGCCGCACGCTGGCGCAGCTCGAGCGCGCGATCGGCTTCGAGCTGTTCTACCGCGATCGCGGCAAGCTCGTGCCCACCAAGGACGGCAGGCTGCTCGCTGAGGAAGTGGAGTTCGCGCTCGCCGGATTGCAGCGCGTCTCGAATCTGGCCGAGGATATCGCCAATTCGGCGGCCGGCGAACTGAGCGTCGTCGCCCCGCCGAGCTTCTCCGAAGGCGTGCTGCCCGCGATCGTCGCCCGCTTCCTGCGAAAGCATCCCGGCGTGCGTTTCAACCTCGATTCACGCAGCCAGGAAACCAGCCGCATGATGATCGCGACCCGCGTGGTCGATTGCGGCTTCATGAAGATGCCGGTCGCGGGCGACAATCTCCATTGCGAACCCCTGGTGGCGAGCGGATCGGCCTGCGTGCTGCCGGCGCACCATCCGCTCGCCGCGCATGAGGTGCTCACTCCCGACCTGCTGCGCGACGAGCCGTTGATCCTGCTCGGTTCCGGGCGACAGTGGCGCATCCAGGTCGATCAGGCGTTCGCCGATTATCGCCTGCGCCCGATGGTCGCGATCGAGACGCATACCCATGGCTCCGCCTGCGCGCTGGCCGCGCGCGGCGTGGGGATCGCGATCGTCAACCGGCTGCTCGCCCGTGGCTACCTTCGCGACGATCTGGCGATGCGCGGTTTTGCGCCGCCGATCACGCATCAATATGCCTTCGTGACCTCGATCAACCTCCGCGAATCGCGATTGGTATCCGCCTTTCTGGAGGAAGCGCAGGCCGAGCTTTCCAAGATCGTCCCAACCGCCTGA